One stretch of Cedecea neteri DNA includes these proteins:
- the mdtD gene encoding multidrug transporter subunit MdtD, which translates to MTKTARSMAGLPWIAAMAFFMQALDATILNTALPAIAHSLNRSPLAMQAAIISYTLTVAMLIPVSGWLADRFGTRRVFMLAVSLFTLGSFACAMSGSLTQLVIFRVIQGIGGAMMMPVARLALLRAYPRSELLPVLNFVTMPGLVGPIIGPLLGGVLVTWASWHWIFLINIPIGILGLLYARKYMPNFTTPKRRFDMSGFLMFGAGLVLISSGVELFGERIVASYIGMLVILGGILLLLAYVWHARRVPTPLIPLPLFKTRTFSVGIVGNIASRLGTGCVPFLMPLMLQVGFGYSALLAGCMMAPTAVGSLLAKSTVTQVLRWLGYRKTLVGITVVIGLLIAQFSLQSPGMEVWLLILPLFILGMAMSTQFTAMNTITLADLTDENASSGNSVLAVTQQLSISLGVAVSAAVLRAWEGVESVNTIEQFHYTLLTMGAITLVSSAVFLLLRPKDGRNLIKERHKS; encoded by the coding sequence ATGACGAAAACAGCACGCAGCATGGCCGGCCTGCCATGGATAGCCGCAATGGCTTTCTTTATGCAGGCGCTGGATGCCACCATTCTTAACACCGCGCTACCGGCAATAGCCCATAGCCTTAATCGCTCGCCGCTGGCCATGCAGGCCGCCATTATTAGCTACACCCTAACCGTTGCGATGCTTATCCCGGTAAGCGGTTGGTTAGCCGACCGCTTCGGCACACGGCGGGTATTTATGCTGGCCGTTAGCCTGTTTACTCTCGGCTCCTTCGCCTGCGCCATGTCCGGGTCGCTAACTCAACTGGTCATCTTCCGCGTGATTCAGGGGATTGGCGGGGCAATGATGATGCCGGTGGCCCGCCTGGCGCTGCTTCGGGCTTATCCTCGCAGCGAATTACTCCCTGTGCTCAACTTTGTCACCATGCCCGGCCTGGTCGGCCCCATTATTGGCCCGCTGCTCGGTGGCGTGCTGGTGACCTGGGCAAGCTGGCACTGGATCTTTTTAATCAATATCCCGATTGGCATTCTGGGCCTGCTGTATGCCCGCAAATACATGCCCAATTTCACCACGCCGAAGCGCAGGTTTGATATGAGCGGCTTCCTGATGTTTGGCGCGGGCCTGGTTCTGATCTCCAGCGGGGTTGAGTTATTTGGCGAGCGCATTGTCGCCAGCTATATAGGAATGTTGGTTATCCTTGGCGGTATTTTACTGCTGCTGGCGTATGTCTGGCATGCTCGCCGCGTTCCAACGCCGCTTATTCCCCTTCCTCTCTTTAAAACGCGCACCTTCTCGGTTGGCATCGTCGGCAATATAGCCTCGCGCCTCGGCACCGGCTGCGTCCCTTTTTTAATGCCGCTCATGCTGCAGGTCGGTTTTGGTTATTCAGCGCTGCTGGCTGGCTGCATGATGGCGCCGACCGCCGTAGGTTCACTGCTGGCCAAATCGACGGTGACTCAGGTACTGCGCTGGCTGGGCTATCGTAAAACGCTGGTGGGGATAACAGTGGTCATCGGCCTGCTCATTGCCCAGTTCTCACTACAGTCGCCGGGGATGGAAGTCTGGCTGCTGATCCTTCCCCTCTTTATATTAGGGATGGCGATGTCGACGCAGTTTACGGCCATGAACACCATCACTCTTGCCGACCTGACGGATGAGAACGCCAGCAGCGGTAATAGCGTGCTGGCCGTAACTCAGCAACTTTCAATCAGCCTTGGGGTTGCGGTAAGCGCGGCGGTGCTGCGTGCATGGGAAGGTGTTGAGAGCGTTAATACCATCGAGCAGTTCCACTACACCCTCTTGACGATGGGTGCGATAACGCTGGTCTCTTCGGCGGTATTTCTGCTGCTGCGCCCAAAAGACGGGCGCAACTTAATAAAAGAACGTCACAAGTCTTAA
- the kup gene encoding low affinity potassium transporter Kup, translating to MSADNKQSLPAVTLAAIGVVYGDIGTSPLYTLRECLSGQFGFGVERDAVFGFLSLIFWLLVLVVSIKYLTFVMRADNAGEGGILTLMSLAGRNTTARMTSVLVIMGLIGGSFFYGEVVITPAISVMSAIEGLEIAAPQLDQYIVPLSIIVLTLLFMIQKHGTGMVGKLFAPVMLLWFLTLAVLGARSIIGNPEVLQALNPAWAVNFFVQYKTVSFVALGAVVLAITGVEALYADMGHFGKLPIRIAWFIAVLPSLVLNYFGQGALLLKNPEAIKNPFFLLAPDWALIPLLILATLATVIASQAVISGVFSLTRQAVRLGYLSPMRIIHTSEMESGQIYIPAINWILYIAVVIVIVSFEHSSNLAAAYGIAVTGTMVLTSILCCTVARKNWHWNKIAVLLMCVGFLFIDVPLFSANLEKIVSGGWLPLTLGLVMFTIMTTWKSERFRLLRRMHEHGNSLEAMIASLEKSPPVRVPGTAVYMSRALNVIPFAMLHNLKHNKVLHERVVLLTLRTEDAPYVHNVRRVSIEQLSPTFWRVVASYGWRETPNVEEIFHRCGLEGLSCRMMETSFFMSHESLIIGKRPWYLRLRGKLFLALQRNALRAPDQFEIPPNRVIELGTQVEI from the coding sequence ATGAGCGCTGATAATAAACAATCGTTGCCGGCCGTTACGCTGGCTGCTATCGGGGTTGTGTACGGTGATATAGGTACCAGCCCGCTTTATACCCTTCGTGAATGCCTGTCCGGGCAGTTTGGGTTTGGCGTTGAACGCGACGCCGTGTTTGGTTTTTTGTCGTTAATTTTTTGGCTGTTGGTTCTGGTCGTCTCCATTAAATACCTCACCTTTGTGATGCGTGCGGATAATGCCGGGGAAGGCGGGATCTTAACGCTGATGTCTCTGGCCGGGCGCAATACGACGGCCCGCATGACCTCGGTGCTGGTAATCATGGGGTTGATTGGCGGCAGCTTCTTCTACGGCGAGGTGGTTATCACGCCGGCGATATCGGTGATGTCGGCCATAGAAGGCCTGGAGATAGCCGCGCCGCAGCTGGACCAATACATCGTCCCTCTCTCTATTATTGTTCTGACGCTGCTGTTTATGATTCAGAAGCACGGCACCGGGATGGTGGGCAAGCTGTTTGCTCCGGTGATGTTGCTGTGGTTCCTGACGCTCGCCGTCCTGGGCGCGCGCAGTATTATCGGCAACCCGGAAGTCCTGCAGGCGCTTAACCCTGCCTGGGCGGTGAATTTCTTCGTGCAGTATAAAACGGTGTCGTTCGTTGCTCTCGGTGCGGTGGTGCTGGCGATAACCGGCGTTGAAGCGCTGTATGCCGATATGGGGCACTTCGGTAAGCTCCCGATTCGCATCGCATGGTTTATTGCGGTTCTGCCTTCTCTGGTCCTTAACTATTTTGGCCAGGGCGCGCTGCTGCTGAAGAACCCGGAAGCGATTAAAAACCCGTTCTTCCTGCTGGCGCCTGACTGGGCGCTGATCCCGCTGCTGATTCTGGCAACGCTGGCCACGGTTATCGCCTCTCAGGCCGTTATTTCCGGCGTCTTCTCGCTGACGCGTCAGGCGGTTCGTCTGGGCTATCTATCGCCAATGCGCATCATCCACACCTCGGAAATGGAGTCCGGGCAGATTTACATTCCAGCGATTAACTGGATCCTGTATATCGCCGTGGTGATTGTTATCGTTAGCTTTGAACACTCAAGCAACCTTGCGGCTGCTTACGGCATCGCGGTAACCGGCACGATGGTGCTGACCTCGATCCTCTGCTGTACCGTCGCGCGCAAAAACTGGCACTGGAATAAAATTGCCGTGCTCCTGATGTGCGTGGGCTTCCTGTTTATCGACGTGCCGCTGTTCTCGGCTAACCTCGAGAAAATCGTCTCCGGTGGCTGGCTGCCGCTCACGCTGGGCCTCGTCATGTTTACCATTATGACGACGTGGAAGAGCGAGCGCTTCCGCCTGCTGCGCCGCATGCACGAGCACGGTAATTCTCTGGAAGCGATGATTGCTTCGCTCGAGAAGTCGCCGCCGGTTCGCGTGCCGGGCACAGCGGTCTATATGTCCCGCGCTCTGAACGTGATTCCGTTTGCGATGCTGCATAACCTCAAGCACAACAAAGTGCTGCATGAGCGAGTGGTGCTGCTGACCCTGCGTACCGAAGATGCGCCGTACGTTCACAACGTGCGTCGTGTTTCCATTGAGCAGCTGTCGCCAACCTTCTGGCGCGTGGTGGCAAGCTACGGCTGGCGTGAAACGCCGAACGTGGAAGAGATTTTCCACCGCTGTGGCCTTGAGGGACTGAGCTGCCGGATGATGGAAACATCGTTCTTCATGTCGCACGAGTCGCTGATTATCGGCAAGCGTCCGTGGTATCTCCGCCTGCGCGGCAAGCTGTTCCTCGCCCTGCAGCGAAACGCTCTACGTGCGCCTGACCAGTTTGAGATCCCGCCGAACAGGGTTATCGAGCTGGGCACCCAGGTCGAGATTTAA
- the rbsR gene encoding ribose operon transcriptional repressor RbsR, whose product MATMKDVARLAGVSTSTVSHVINNDRFVSDAIRQKVEEAVKTLNYAPSALARSLKLNQTHTIGMLITASSNPFYSELVRGVERSCFERGYSLVLCNTEGDEHRMNRNLETLLQKRVDGLLLLCTETHQPSPEIINRYPTIPTVMMDWAPFEGLSDVIQDNSLLGGEMATQHLIDNGYTRIACIAGPQDKTPARLRLEGYRKAMDQAGLAILPGYEIIGDFEFQGGFSAMSELLTLKERPDAVFMGNDAMAVGAYHALYQAGLSVPQDMAVIGYDDIELARYMTPPLTTIHQPKDELGELAVDVLIHRMGQPDLAQQRLLLTPELVERRSV is encoded by the coding sequence ATGGCTACCATGAAAGACGTCGCCCGCCTGGCGGGCGTTTCTACTTCTACCGTTTCGCACGTCATTAATAATGACCGCTTCGTGAGCGATGCTATTCGCCAGAAGGTAGAGGAAGCTGTTAAAACTCTGAATTATGCCCCTTCTGCGCTGGCGCGAAGCTTAAAGCTCAATCAAACCCATACTATCGGCATGCTGATCACAGCGAGTAGCAACCCGTTCTATTCTGAACTGGTTCGCGGCGTTGAACGCAGCTGCTTTGAGCGCGGCTACAGCCTGGTGCTGTGCAATACCGAAGGCGATGAGCATCGCATGAACCGAAATCTGGAAACGCTGCTGCAAAAGCGCGTGGATGGATTGCTGCTGCTGTGCACCGAAACACATCAGCCTTCGCCTGAAATCATCAACCGCTACCCGACTATCCCTACCGTAATGATGGACTGGGCTCCGTTTGAGGGGCTGAGCGATGTGATTCAGGATAACTCGCTGCTCGGCGGGGAAATGGCCACGCAGCATCTGATCGACAATGGCTATACCCGCATTGCCTGCATTGCCGGGCCGCAGGACAAAACGCCGGCCAGGCTGCGCCTTGAAGGTTACCGTAAAGCCATGGATCAGGCCGGGCTGGCTATCCTCCCGGGCTATGAAATTATCGGTGACTTTGAGTTTCAGGGCGGGTTTAGCGCTATGAGCGAGCTGCTCACGCTCAAGGAAAGGCCAGATGCAGTATTTATGGGCAATGACGCGATGGCCGTGGGCGCTTACCATGCTTTATATCAGGCCGGCCTTAGCGTGCCGCAGGATATGGCGGTGATTGGCTACGATGATATTGAGCTTGCTCGCTACATGACGCCGCCGCTGACCACCATTCATCAGCCTAAAGATGAGCTCGGCGAACTGGCTGTGGATGTGCTGATCCACCGGATGGGGCAGCCCGATCTGGCGCAGCAGCGTTTACTGCTGACGCCAGAGCTGGTGGAACGAAGGTCCGTTTAA
- the rbsB gene encoding ribose ABC transporter substrate-binding protein RbsB has translation MNMKKLATLVSAVALSATVSANAMAKDTIALVVSTLNNPFFVSLKDGAQKEADKLGYNLVVLDSQNNPAKELANVQDLTVRGTRLMLINPTDSDAVGNAVKMANQAKIPVITLDRIANQGTVVSHIASDNVAGGKMAGDFIAKKLGEGAKVIELQGIAGASAARERGEGFQQAVAAHKLDVLASQPADFDRTKGLNVMQNLLTAHPNVQAVFAQNDEMALGALRALQTAGKSDVLVVGFDGTADGVKAVEGGKLGATVAQMADQIGVIGVETADKVLKGEKVDAKIPVDLKLITK, from the coding sequence ATGAATATGAAAAAACTGGCTACCCTGGTTTCCGCTGTCGCCCTGAGCGCCACCGTAAGCGCTAACGCCATGGCAAAAGATACCATCGCGCTGGTGGTGTCTACCCTGAACAACCCGTTCTTCGTATCGCTTAAAGACGGCGCGCAGAAAGAGGCCGACAAGCTGGGCTACAACCTGGTGGTGCTGGATTCACAAAACAACCCGGCGAAAGAGCTGGCTAACGTGCAGGACTTAACCGTTCGCGGCACCAGGCTTATGCTGATCAACCCAACCGATTCCGACGCGGTGGGTAATGCCGTTAAAATGGCAAATCAGGCTAAAATCCCGGTGATTACCCTCGACCGTATCGCAAACCAGGGCACCGTGGTGAGCCACATTGCTTCTGATAACGTTGCCGGCGGGAAAATGGCCGGTGATTTCATCGCTAAGAAACTGGGTGAAGGCGCGAAAGTCATTGAACTGCAGGGTATTGCAGGCGCTTCCGCTGCTCGTGAGCGTGGCGAAGGTTTCCAGCAGGCCGTTGCCGCACATAAACTTGACGTGCTGGCGAGCCAGCCGGCTGACTTCGACCGCACTAAAGGTCTGAACGTTATGCAGAACCTGCTGACCGCGCACCCTAACGTTCAGGCGGTATTCGCTCAGAACGATGAAATGGCACTGGGTGCCCTGCGTGCGCTGCAAACCGCGGGTAAATCTGATGTACTGGTCGTTGGTTTTGACGGTACGGCTGACGGCGTGAAGGCGGTAGAAGGCGGCAAGCTGGGCGCGACTGTTGCCCAGATGGCTGACCAGATCGGCGTTATCGGTGTGGAAACCGCCGATAAAGTGCTGAAAGGCGAGAAAGTGGATGCGAAAATCCCGGTCGACTTGAAACTGATCACCAAATAA
- the rbsK gene encoding ribokinase, translating to MKSTGKLVVLGSINADHILNLEHFPTPGETVTGQGYQVAFGGKGANQAVAAGRSGADIAFIACVGDDDTGSRVCKQLASDNIDTSPISTIKDEATGVALIFVNGAGENVIGIHAGANAALTPVLVEAQQQKIAEASALLMQLESPLESVLAAAKIAHQHQTKVILNPAPACELSDELLALLDMITPNETEAEKLTGVRVESDEDAAKAAEVLHGKGIDTVIITLGSRGVWLSENGSGKRVPGFKVKAVDTIAAGDTFNGALVTALLEDKPMEDAVRFAHAAAAIAVTRKGAQPSVPWRQEIDEFLQKQR from the coding sequence ATGAAAAGCACTGGCAAACTCGTCGTTCTGGGCAGCATCAACGCTGACCACATCCTCAACCTCGAACATTTCCCAACCCCGGGTGAAACCGTCACCGGGCAGGGCTATCAGGTGGCGTTCGGCGGTAAAGGCGCGAACCAGGCCGTGGCGGCCGGGCGTAGCGGGGCCGACATCGCGTTTATTGCCTGTGTGGGTGATGACGATACCGGCAGCCGAGTTTGTAAGCAGCTTGCCAGTGATAACATTGATACTTCGCCAATCAGCACGATTAAAGATGAAGCCACCGGCGTCGCGCTGATTTTCGTCAATGGCGCAGGTGAAAACGTTATTGGGATCCACGCTGGCGCTAATGCGGCCTTAACTCCTGTGCTGGTTGAGGCGCAACAGCAGAAAATCGCCGAAGCTTCTGCTTTATTAATGCAGCTGGAATCTCCGCTCGAAAGCGTGCTGGCGGCGGCGAAAATTGCCCATCAGCACCAGACCAAAGTTATTCTTAATCCGGCCCCGGCCTGTGAACTCTCCGATGAGCTTCTGGCGCTGCTGGATATGATCACCCCGAACGAAACCGAGGCGGAAAAGCTGACCGGCGTGCGCGTTGAGAGCGACGAAGATGCCGCCAAAGCCGCTGAAGTGCTTCACGGGAAGGGGATCGACACGGTAATTATCACCCTCGGCAGCCGTGGCGTATGGCTCAGCGAAAATGGCAGCGGCAAACGCGTGCCGGGCTTTAAGGTCAAAGCTGTTGATACTATTGCTGCCGGCGACACCTTTAACGGCGCGCTGGTTACCGCGCTGCTGGAAGATAAGCCGATGGAAGACGCCGTGAGATTCGCTCATGCCGCAGCCGCGATTGCCGTAACGCGTAAAGGCGCCCAGCCTTCCGTGCCGTGGCGTCAGGAGATTGACGAGTTTCTGCAAAAGCAGAGGTAA
- a CDS encoding FadR/GntR family transcriptional regulator, translating to MSLSTQQLAAQKNLSYVLAEKLAQRILKGEYAAGSILPGEMELGDLYGVSRTAVREAVKTLAAKGMLLPRPRIGTRVMPRSHWNFLDKELIAWWMTKDNFSHVVEEFLIMRNSLEPQACALAAINSNEAQRAKLAQLMAQMTELQHTFDRQRWIEVDMAYHEIIYEMSGNPFMTSFANLFRSIYYNYFTAITDNEVIKLDLHQAIVDAITQGEEQAAFNACLALLKEPVAHR from the coding sequence ATGTCTTTATCCACTCAACAACTTGCCGCCCAAAAAAACCTTTCTTACGTGCTGGCAGAGAAATTAGCCCAAAGAATTCTGAAGGGAGAATATGCCGCAGGAAGCATTCTTCCGGGCGAAATGGAGCTGGGTGACTTATACGGCGTCAGCCGAACCGCCGTTCGCGAAGCCGTAAAGACGCTTGCCGCTAAAGGTATGCTGCTGCCCCGCCCACGGATTGGCACTCGCGTTATGCCTCGCAGCCATTGGAACTTCCTTGATAAGGAACTGATAGCCTGGTGGATGACCAAAGATAACTTCAGCCATGTAGTAGAAGAGTTTTTAATTATGCGTAATAGCCTGGAGCCACAGGCCTGCGCGTTAGCCGCGATTAATAGTAATGAAGCGCAGCGCGCAAAGCTGGCCCAGCTGATGGCGCAAATGACCGAACTTCAGCACACCTTTGATCGGCAGCGGTGGATTGAGGTGGACATGGCCTACCACGAAATTATCTATGAAATGAGTGGTAACCCTTTCATGACATCTTTCGCGAACTTATTCAGGTCGATTTATTACAATTACTTCACCGCGATTACCGATAACGAAGTCATTAAGCTCGATTTGCATCAGGCGATTGTTGATGCCATTACTCAGGGAGAGGAGCAGGCCGCCTTTAATGCCTGCCTGGCGTTATTAAAGGAACCCGTCGCTCATCGGTAG
- the rbsD gene encoding D-ribose pyranase, which yields MKKGTVLNADISAVISRLGHTDTLVIADAGLPIPRNTQRIDLALTHGVPGFMQVVDVVTQEMQVEAAIIASEIKQHNPALHETLLSHIEQLQKHQGNTITIRYISHEQFKQHTADAHAVIRSGECSPYANIILCAGVTF from the coding sequence ATGAAGAAAGGTACCGTTCTTAACGCTGATATTTCGGCCGTTATCTCCCGTCTGGGGCACACCGATACGCTGGTGATTGCCGACGCCGGGCTGCCAATTCCGCGCAATACTCAGCGCATCGATCTGGCATTGACTCACGGCGTTCCGGGCTTTATGCAGGTCGTGGACGTGGTAACTCAGGAAATGCAGGTTGAGGCGGCAATCATTGCTTCTGAAATCAAACAACATAATCCCGCGCTTCACGAAACGTTGCTCAGTCACATTGAGCAACTGCAAAAACACCAGGGAAACACCATAACTATTCGTTACATCAGTCATGAGCAGTTCAAGCAGCACACCGCGGATGCACATGCGGTTATTCGCAGCGGGGAGTGTTCCCCGTATGCGAATATCATTCTCTGTGCTGGCGTAACCTTCTGA
- the rbsA gene encoding ribose ABC transporter ATP-binding protein RbsA yields MEPLLQLKGIDKSFPGVKALSGAALNVYQGRAMALVGENGAGKSTMMKVLTGIYSKDAGSLLWLGKETAFSGPKASQEAGIGIIHQELNLIPQLSIAENIFLGREFVGRFGKIDWKKMYREADKLLAKLNLRYTSERLVGELSIGDQQMVEIAKVLSFESKVIVMDEPTDALTDTETESLFRVIRELKAQGCGIVYISHRMKEIFEVCDDVTVLRDGQFIAEREVSALTEDTLIEMMVGRKLEDQYPHLDKQPGDIRLRVDNVSGPGVKEVSFTLRKGEILGVAGLMGAGRTELMKVLYGALPRTGGYVALDGREVVTRSPQDGLANGIVYISEDRKRDGLVLGMSVKENMSLTALRYFSRDVGSLKHKDEQQAVQDFIRLFNVKTPSMEQPIGLLSGGNQQKVAIARGLMTRPKVLILDEPTRGVDVGAKKEIYQLINQFKAEGLSIILVSSEMPEVLGMSDRIMVIHEGRLSGEFSREDATQEALMAAAVGKLNRVNQELDK; encoded by the coding sequence ATGGAACCTTTACTGCAACTTAAAGGGATCGATAAATCGTTCCCTGGGGTGAAAGCCCTCTCTGGCGCGGCGCTGAACGTCTATCAGGGTCGTGCCATGGCGCTGGTGGGTGAAAACGGCGCCGGCAAATCCACCATGATGAAAGTCCTGACCGGGATCTACTCCAAAGATGCCGGTTCGCTGCTGTGGCTTGGGAAAGAAACGGCCTTCAGCGGGCCAAAAGCCTCCCAGGAAGCCGGCATCGGGATTATTCACCAGGAACTTAATCTCATCCCGCAGCTCAGCATTGCGGAAAACATCTTCCTTGGCCGCGAGTTTGTCGGGCGTTTTGGCAAAATTGACTGGAAGAAGATGTACCGGGAAGCCGACAAGCTGCTGGCGAAGCTGAATTTACGCTACACCAGCGAGCGCCTGGTAGGCGAACTGTCGATTGGCGATCAGCAAATGGTCGAAATAGCCAAGGTGCTGAGCTTCGAGTCAAAAGTCATCGTCATGGATGAGCCGACAGATGCGCTGACCGACACCGAAACCGAGTCGCTGTTCCGCGTCATCCGTGAGCTGAAGGCTCAGGGCTGCGGCATCGTGTACATCTCCCACCGCATGAAAGAGATCTTTGAAGTCTGCGACGACGTGACCGTTCTACGCGACGGGCAGTTTATCGCCGAGCGTGAAGTCTCCGCGCTCACCGAAGACACGCTTATCGAAATGATGGTTGGCCGCAAGCTTGAAGACCAGTATCCGCATCTGGACAAACAGCCGGGCGACATTCGCCTGCGGGTTGATAACGTGTCCGGCCCCGGCGTGAAAGAGGTTTCTTTCACGCTGCGCAAGGGCGAAATCCTCGGCGTGGCCGGACTGATGGGTGCCGGGCGTACCGAACTCATGAAGGTGCTGTATGGCGCGCTGCCGAGAACCGGCGGCTATGTGGCGCTGGATGGTCGCGAAGTGGTGACTCGCTCTCCGCAGGACGGGCTGGCAAACGGCATCGTTTACATCTCCGAAGACCGCAAGCGCGATGGCCTGGTACTGGGCATGTCGGTGAAAGAGAATATGTCGCTGACCGCGCTGCGCTATTTCAGCCGCGACGTTGGCAGCCTGAAGCATAAAGATGAGCAGCAGGCAGTGCAGGATTTCATTCGCCTGTTTAACGTCAAAACGCCTTCTATGGAGCAGCCAATTGGCCTGCTTTCCGGCGGCAACCAGCAGAAAGTCGCCATCGCGCGTGGCCTGATGACCCGTCCGAAAGTGCTGATCCTCGATGAGCCAACCCGCGGCGTTGACGTTGGGGCGAAAAAAGAAATTTATCAGTTAATTAACCAGTTTAAAGCCGAGGGTTTGAGCATCATTCTGGTGTCGTCCGAGATGCCGGAAGTGCTGGGCATGAGCGACCGCATCATGGTTATCCACGAAGGGCGACTGAGCGGGGAGTTCTCCCGAGAAGACGCTACCCAGGAGGCGCTGATGGCCGCGGCCGTTGGTAAGCTTAATCGAGTGAATCAGGAGTTAGATAAATGA
- the rbsC gene encoding ribose ABC transporter permease, which produces MSTQTVSTRRWFTKAWLLEQKSLIALLVLIAIVSALSPNFFTVNNLFNILQQTSVNAIMAVGMTLVILTSGIDLSVGSLLALTGAVAASIVGFEVNALVAVAAALALGAAIGAVTGVIVAKGRVQAFIATLVMMLLLRGVTLVYTNGSPMNTGFSDNADLFGWFGIGRPLGIPTPVWIMAVVFLAAWYMLHHTRLGRYIYALGGNEAATRLSGISVNKVKIIVYSMCGLLASLAGIIEVARLSSAQPTAGAGYELDAIAAVVLGGTSLAGGKGRIVGTLIGALILGFLNNGLNLLGVSSYYQMIVKAVVILLAVLVDNKKQ; this is translated from the coding sequence ATGAGTACCCAGACCGTGTCCACCCGTCGCTGGTTCACCAAAGCGTGGCTGTTGGAGCAAAAATCGCTGATCGCTCTGCTGGTGCTGATTGCGATTGTTTCAGCGCTGAGCCCGAACTTCTTTACCGTGAATAACCTGTTCAACATCCTGCAGCAAACCTCGGTTAACGCCATTATGGCGGTGGGGATGACGCTGGTCATTCTGACCTCCGGGATCGACCTGTCCGTCGGTTCTCTTCTGGCGCTGACCGGGGCGGTGGCCGCCTCTATTGTTGGCTTTGAGGTTAATGCGCTGGTGGCCGTTGCCGCCGCGCTGGCTCTGGGGGCTGCTATTGGCGCCGTGACCGGGGTGATTGTTGCGAAAGGGCGAGTTCAGGCCTTTATCGCCACGCTGGTGATGATGCTGCTGCTGCGTGGGGTGACGCTGGTTTACACCAACGGCAGCCCGATGAATACCGGCTTCTCGGACAATGCAGACCTGTTTGGCTGGTTCGGTATTGGCCGTCCGCTGGGGATCCCAACGCCGGTCTGGATTATGGCTGTTGTCTTCCTGGCCGCATGGTACATGCTGCACCATACCCGCCTGGGGCGTTATATCTATGCGCTCGGTGGGAACGAAGCGGCGACGCGCCTGTCCGGGATTAGCGTCAACAAAGTGAAAATCATCGTTTACTCTATGTGTGGTCTGCTGGCGTCGCTCGCGGGGATCATCGAAGTCGCGCGTCTTTCTTCTGCGCAGCCTACGGCGGGTGCGGGATACGAACTGGATGCTATCGCGGCGGTCGTGCTGGGTGGTACCAGCCTGGCAGGCGGTAAAGGTCGCATTGTCGGTACGCTTATCGGGGCATTGATCCTCGGCTTCCTGAACAATGGCCTGAATTTATTAGGTGTTTCTTCTTATTACCAGATGATCGTCAAAGCGGTGGTTATTTTGCTGGCGGTGCTGGTGGACAATAAAAAGCAGTAA